Below is a window of Nocardioides sp. S-1144 DNA.
CACCTCGAGCTGCTCGACGCCCGCGACTGGGGCCTCATCGTCTACGACGAGGTGCACCTGCTGCCCGCGCCGATCTTCCGGATGACGGCCAACCTCCAGGCGCGGCGCCGGATCGGGCTGACCGCGACCCTGGTGCGCGAGGACGGCCGCGAGGGCGACGTGTTCTCGCTGATCGGGCCGAAGCGGTTCGACGCCCCGTGGAAGGACATCGAGGCGCAGGGCTGGATCGCCCCGGCCGACTGCGTCGAGGTCCGGGTGACCCTGCCGACGTCGGAGCGGCTGGTCTACGCCGTCGCCGAGCCCGAGGAGCGCTACCGCCTCGCCTCCTGCACCCACGAGAAGATCCAGGTGGTCCGCGACCTCGTCGCCGCCCACGGTGACCAGCCGACGCTGGTCATCGGGCAGTACATCGACCAGCTCGACGAGCTCGCCGAGAAGCTCGACGCCCCGGTCATCAAGGGCGAGACCCCGGTCAAGGAGCGCCAGCGCCTCTTCGAGGCGTTCCGCTCCGGCGAGATCGGCCTGCTCGTGGTGTCGAAGGTCGCGAACTTCTCCATCGACCTGCCCTCGGCCGAGGTCGCGATCCAGGTGTCCGGCTCGTTCGGCTCGCGCCAGGAGGAGGCCCAGCGTCTGGGCCGGCTGCTGCGTCCCAAGGACGACGGCAAGACCGCGCACTTCTACACGATCGTCTCCCGCGACACCGTCGACGCCGACTTCGCCCAGAACCGGCAGCGCTTCCTCGCCGAGCAGGGCTACGCCTACCGGATCGTCGACGCCGAGGACCTGCCGGCCTGACCGGGCCGGGATTTCCCCGGTCGACCGGGGAAGTCTGAACTTGTCGGCCGGGATCCCGGCCGACAAGTTCAGGTTTGAGCCGTCCAGTCGGGCCTCAGCGGTCGCGGACGACGACGGTGGCCCGGCGCGAGCGGCCCACCCCGCTGGCGTACCGGATCGTCAGCCGCTCGACGCCCTCGCGTCGGGCGTCGGCGCGGACCGGGATCACGATCCGTGCCGTCGTCCCGCCGGCCCGGATCCGGGTGCCGAGGGTGATCTGGCACCGGTGGAGCGCCTGCGTGCAGCTCCCGTCGGGCGTCACCCGGCGCAGCCACGCGGCCGGCACGTCGGCTCCGCTCAGCAGCGGGCCCGGCCCCCGCACGACCGTGAGGTTCGGGTACAGGTCGTCCCCGAGCGGCGCGGAGAGCCGGACGGTCAGCACGACCGAGGCCCCCTCCCGCACCGAGCGGGTCAGGCGGACCCGGACCTTCGGCAGCGGGTCGTCATCACGGACGGTGAGGCTGCCCTGGTAGACGTCGGTGGCGAGGTTGCGCGCGGGCCAGGCGGTGATCTGCACCGGGCCACCCCCACCGTGGACGTCGTCGACGAGGTACGGGACCGGGATCGTGCCCGAGGTCTGCCCCGGGGCGACGTCGACGGAGAACCGCTGGCGGCTCTCGAGCGTCTGGCCGGTGGTGACGACGGTCATCCGGGCCGGCGCGGTGACGTCGCCGGTGATCGTGAACGGGACCCGGGCGATCCGGCGGACGGTCCGGCGCCCCGGCGGGTCGCCCTCGTCGATCCTCAGCCGGCCGAGGCTCACCTGCGGAGCCCGGGTCGCGGGGACGGCGGCCAGGACGGCGGGCGCGGCCGCGACGTCGGCGACCCAGACCCGGCCCCGGGTGGAGCGTCCGACGAGCTCGACGGAGCGGACGTCGGTGAGGTCGATCCCGGTGGCGCCGGCGGCGTCCACGAGCACGGCCTGGGCCCACAGCTTGGTCGCCTCGCCGGCGTCCAGCAGCGGCGCGAGGCGCCGGCCGCCGTCCGGGTCGAGGGTGACGGTGCCGCCCGCGCCGTCGGTGAGCCGGACCTGCAGGTCCACCGTCCCGCGCCGCGGGTCGACGATCGTGCGGAGCGCGAGCCGGTCGGTGCTCAGGTCGAGCGGCCGGTCGAAGCGCAGGCCGCCGACCGCACCGGCGCGGGACCAGTCGAGCTCGAGGAAGGCACGGGTCGGGATGGGCTCGTAGGACGAGGACCAGTGCGGCGCGACGAACCTGCGGATGCCGGAGCCGCAGTCGGCGACCGGGCCGGTGGCCTCCGAGACGCGCCCGGTGCAGATCCGGGTCCGCGCGCCGCCGCCGGCCAGCGTCGGGGTGGCCTCAATCCCCGGACGACGCACGTCGCGGCCGCCGCCGAGGGCGTGGCTGCGGACGACGGCGTCCCCGGTCGACGGCACCGACACCGCCGAGCCGTCGAAGAGGGGCAGGTAGGCGTCGTCGCCGGTGAACAACCGGACGGCGGCCGCGACGTAGGCCTTGCCGACGTCGCGCTGCCCGCGGGCCGAGAGCCGGTCGGGCGCGCGTCGTCCGCAGGCCGCGTCGGGGTCGGCACCCCAGTCGTCGTTGGCCGGGGCCACCGCGGTGCCCGGCGTCCACTCGGTGTTGAAGAAGTTGTGGTTGGCGCCCATCACCAGCAGCGAGCTCTTCAGGGAGGTGTCGTCGGTGGCGAGGTCGCGGGCGGTGTCGGTGAACTTCTGGCCCTGGATGTCGAACACGTCGCCGTCGCAGTAGGGCAGCACCGTCGCGGTCGGCACGTAGGGCGCGGTGTGCGAGGCGAAGTCGGTCGGCGCGATGAGCACCTGCCCGGCAACCCGGTACGGCGCGGAGAGCGGGATCTCGATCGAGGCGCGGTCGACGCCCTCCCCGCCACGGCTGTGACCGACCAGGACGACCTGGTCGAGGTCGACCTGGTGCGCGGCCGCGAGCGTCGTCCAGTGGTCGAGGTGCTCGCGGACGATCCGGGCGCGGGCGTCGGCGCCGCCGTCGTCGAGCCCGCCGTCCTGGGCGTTGATGCCGTTGACCCGGACCGAGACCGTGGCGTAGCCCTGCGAGGCGAGCAGCTGCTGCACGTAGACGTAGCCCAGGTGGCTCGGGATCTCCTCGAACCGGCCGCGGCACGGCCAGCGCCGGGCATAGGCGTCGTCGTCGTCGGGGTCGTAGCAGACCTCGTGCCGCCCGTGCAGGAACACGACGAGCGGACGCGGTCCGGTCGCGGCCGAGGCGGCCGGCTCGACGACGTGGCCGACCATCTCGATCGGCTGGGGCATGCCGGGCACCCGCACGCCGGGCAGCCGGTAGTCGCTGCTGACCGTGGGGAACGGACCGGCGGCGCCGGGGTCGGGCGCGTCGAGCGGGGTGGCGCGCGGTGCGGCCAGCGGTCTGCCGGACGCCGGGCCGGCCGGGTCGGAGCCGGCCTCGTCGAGCCGGTCGCCGGACAGGACGACGTCCAGGTCGGCGGGGTCGGGCGCGGCCTCGGCGGTGACGACCGCCCGCACCGTGCGGCCGTCGGCCGCCGTCGTCGTCGGGCCGAACGTGAGTCCGGCGCCGCTGATCGTGGGGCGGTCGGAGTTCAGCGGCAGGACGTCGGGCGCGGTCCACGACACCGTGAACCGGCCGTCGCCGAGCGCGGTGACCCCCCACTCGCCCACCTCCCCCGCGTCCGGCTCGGCGGCCGAGGACGCGGGGGCCGGGGCCGCGGACGTCGGGGCCGCGAGAGTCGGAGACGCGGACGCCGGGCTCGCGGACGCCGGGGCGAGGGTCACGCCGAGCGCTGCGGCGGCGACGACGGCGAGCAGGCGGCGGGTGGTGGTCATGCCGGGACCATAGGTCTTCACGACCGGGAGACGCGCTGGCCGGCCGAAAGGTTGCGCGCCCGCGGCGCCCGTCCGCCCGCGGCCCGTCGGCCGGCCGCCGTCTCGCCGACGCCACGGCCGGTGCGGGGCCGTCCCGCGCCGCCGTAGGCTGGTGGCACGTGAAGGCCCTCCTGCTCGAGAACATCCACCCGGTCGCCGTCGAGACCCTCGAACGACGTGGCTTCGAGGTCGAGCTCCGCTCGGCAGCGATGAGCCAGGACGAGCTGGTGGCGACCCTGCCCGGCGTCCACCTCCTCGGCATCCGCTCGAACACCACGATCACCCCGCGGGTCCTGGACGCCGCGACCGACCTGGTCGCCGTCGGGTGCTTCTGCATCGGCACCAACCAGGTCGACCTCGCCGCCGCCGCCGACCGCGGCGTGGCGGTCTTCAACGCGCCGTACTCCAACACCCGCAGCGTCGTCGAGCTCGTGATCGGCGAGATCATCGCGCTGGGCCGCCGGCTCTCGGAGAAGACCCAGCGCATGCACGAGGGCATCTGGGACAAGTCGGCCAAGGGCAGCCACGAGGTGCGCGGGCGCACGCTCGGCATCGTGGGCTACGGCAACATCGGCACCCAGCTGTCCAACCTCGCCGAGGCGCTCGGCATGCGGGTCGTCTTCTTCGACACCGCCGACCGCCTCGCGCACGGCAACGCCCGCCGGATGGCGACGCTCGACGACCTGCTCGCCGAGGCCGACGTCGTGTCGCTGCACGTCGACGGCCGCCCCGGCAACGCCGGCTTCTTCGGCGACGAGCAGTTCAAGAAGATGAAGCCCCGCTCGCTGTTCATCAACGCCGCGCGCGGCATGGTCGTCGACGACGTCTCGCTGCGCGAGCACATCCTGTCCGGCCACATCGCCGGCGCCGCGCTCGACGTCTTCCCGGTCGAACCGAAGGCCCAGGGCGACGAGTTCATGTCGGTGCTGCGCGGCCTCGACAACGTCATCCTGACCCCGCACGTCGGCGGCTCCACCCAGGAGGCGCAGGAGGAGATCGGCTGGTTCGTCTCGGGCAAGCTCGCGGCGTTCGCCCTCGAGGGCCGCACCGAGCTGTCGGTCAACCTGCCCGCCGTCCTGGCTCCGCGCCTCGGCCTGGGGTCGCGCGTCGGCTTCCTGCACGTCAACGTCCCCGGCGTCCTGGCCGACCTCAACGCGCGCCTGGCCGAGCAGGGGCTCAACGTCACCGCCCAGTACCTCGCCACCCGTGGCGAGCAGGGCTACGTCGCCACCGACGTCGCCGGCCCGGTCACCGACACCGTCCTGGCCGCCCTCGGCCACTCCGAGCAGACCATCTGGGTCCGTTCCTGGGACTCCTGACCCGCCGAGTCGGCGTTCGTGCTCAACGCGAACGCCGACTCGGCCCGTCTGCACTTGAACTTCACGCCGACTCGCCACCCTTCTGGGTCGTGGGGTGCTGCGTAGGGTCGACCTCGTGATGGGGACATGATCAACGACGTCCGGGGACGCCTCGGCGAGGCGCTGTTCCTGCGCGTCGCGGGGCCGGAGGGGCCGGCCCAGCGGGACCGGATCCACGGCGCCGAGGGGCCGCGCTGGTTCGAGCCGGGCAGCCCGATCACCGAGGTGCACGGCG
It encodes the following:
- a CDS encoding alpha/beta hydrolase, which encodes MTTTRRLLAVVAAAALGVTLAPASASPASASPTLAAPTSAAPAPASSAAEPDAGEVGEWGVTALGDGRFTVSWTAPDVLPLNSDRPTISGAGLTFGPTTTAADGRTVRAVVTAEAAPDPADLDVVLSGDRLDEAGSDPAGPASGRPLAAPRATPLDAPDPGAAGPFPTVSSDYRLPGVRVPGMPQPIEMVGHVVEPAASAATGPRPLVVFLHGRHEVCYDPDDDDAYARRWPCRGRFEEIPSHLGYVYVQQLLASQGYATVSVRVNGINAQDGGLDDGGADARARIVREHLDHWTTLAAAHQVDLDQVVLVGHSRGGEGVDRASIEIPLSAPYRVAGQVLIAPTDFASHTAPYVPTATVLPYCDGDVFDIQGQKFTDTARDLATDDTSLKSSLLVMGANHNFFNTEWTPGTAVAPANDDWGADPDAACGRRAPDRLSARGQRDVGKAYVAAAVRLFTGDDAYLPLFDGSAVSVPSTGDAVVRSHALGGGRDVRRPGIEATPTLAGGGARTRICTGRVSEATGPVADCGSGIRRFVAPHWSSSYEPIPTRAFLELDWSRAGAVGGLRFDRPLDLSTDRLALRTIVDPRRGTVDLQVRLTDGAGGTVTLDPDGGRRLAPLLDAGEATKLWAQAVLVDAAGATGIDLTDVRSVELVGRSTRGRVWVADVAAAPAVLAAVPATRAPQVSLGRLRIDEGDPPGRRTVRRIARVPFTITGDVTAPARMTVVTTGQTLESRQRFSVDVAPGQTSGTIPVPYLVDDVHGGGGPVQITAWPARNLATDVYQGSLTVRDDDPLPKVRVRLTRSVREGASVVLTVRLSAPLGDDLYPNLTVVRGPGPLLSGADVPAAWLRRVTPDGSCTQALHRCQITLGTRIRAGGTTARIVIPVRADARREGVERLTIRYASGVGRSRRATVVVRDR
- the serA gene encoding phosphoglycerate dehydrogenase gives rise to the protein MKALLLENIHPVAVETLERRGFEVELRSAAMSQDELVATLPGVHLLGIRSNTTITPRVLDAATDLVAVGCFCIGTNQVDLAAAADRGVAVFNAPYSNTRSVVELVIGEIIALGRRLSEKTQRMHEGIWDKSAKGSHEVRGRTLGIVGYGNIGTQLSNLAEALGMRVVFFDTADRLAHGNARRMATLDDLLAEADVVSLHVDGRPGNAGFFGDEQFKKMKPRSLFINAARGMVVDDVSLREHILSGHIAGAALDVFPVEPKAQGDEFMSVLRGLDNVILTPHVGGSTQEAQEEIGWFVSGKLAAFALEGRTELSVNLPAVLAPRLGLGSRVGFLHVNVPGVLADLNARLAEQGLNVTAQYLATRGEQGYVATDVAGPVTDTVLAALGHSEQTIWVRSWDS